One region of Acidobacteriota bacterium genomic DNA includes:
- the rplA gene encoding 50S ribosomal protein L1, protein MALRGKKYRESASKVERRPYPLEEALGLVQETAFASFDETVEIAMRLGVNPRHADQMVRGTVVLPHGTGKSLTVLVVCEGPAQKEAEEAGADFVLSGDEAVEKIQGGWLEIDAIVATPDMMKSLSKVGRVLGPRGLMPNPKSGTVTTDVGAAVADIKAGKVEFRVDKTAIIHAPVGKVSFPHENLVENTRSLISAVEKAKPATAKGRYVHTIYLCSTMGPGVQVDLVSLDTK, encoded by the coding sequence GTGGCGCTTAGAGGAAAGAAATACAGAGAGTCGGCCTCCAAGGTGGAGCGTCGGCCTTACCCGCTCGAAGAGGCGCTGGGTTTGGTCCAAGAGACCGCCTTCGCTTCGTTCGATGAGACAGTCGAGATCGCGATGCGCCTTGGCGTCAATCCGCGCCACGCAGATCAGATGGTGCGAGGCACCGTTGTTCTGCCGCACGGCACCGGCAAGAGCCTGACCGTGCTCGTGGTGTGCGAGGGTCCAGCGCAGAAGGAAGCCGAGGAGGCTGGTGCCGATTTCGTGCTTTCGGGTGACGAGGCGGTGGAGAAGATCCAGGGCGGATGGCTCGAGATCGACGCAATTGTCGCGACCCCAGACATGATGAAGAGCCTGTCGAAGGTCGGTCGGGTCCTCGGACCGCGTGGACTGATGCCGAACCCGAAGTCGGGAACCGTAACCACCGACGTCGGCGCTGCGGTAGCGGACATCAAGGCCGGTAAGGTGGAGTTTCGGGTCGACAAGACCGCGATCATCCATGCTCCGGTTGGCAAGGTCAGCTTCCCGCATGAGAATCTCGTCGAGAACACCCGCAGTCTGATCAGCGCAGTGGAGAAGGCGAAACCCGCGACCGCCAAGGGCCGCTACGTTCACACCATCTACCTGTGCTCGACCATGGGCCCCGGCGTCCAGGTCGACCTGGTCAGCCTGGATACGAAGTAG
- the nusG gene encoding transcription termination/antitermination protein NusG produces the protein MAKQWYIIHTYSGFEDRVKKTLEQRVEALGMEEFFGEVQVPTETVVEMKNGKKREVRKKFFPGYVLVEMEMTDDAWHLVRNTPKVTGFVGAGKKPTPLTEEEVNQILHQSVATQEKPRPTERYEKGERIRIVDGPFASFNGVVEEVNLDRSTLKVMVTIFGRETPVEMEFRQVQKLV, from the coding sequence ATGGCCAAGCAGTGGTACATCATCCACACGTACTCGGGATTCGAGGATCGCGTGAAGAAGACCCTCGAACAACGCGTCGAGGCGCTCGGCATGGAGGAATTCTTCGGCGAGGTACAGGTTCCGACCGAAACCGTCGTCGAGATGAAGAACGGCAAGAAACGGGAGGTTCGAAAGAAGTTTTTCCCCGGGTATGTGCTGGTGGAAATGGAAATGACGGACGATGCATGGCATCTTGTGCGGAACACGCCCAAGGTGACCGGATTCGTTGGTGCCGGCAAGAAACCCACACCGCTGACCGAGGAGGAGGTCAATCAGATCCTCCATCAGTCAGTGGCGACTCAGGAGAAACCGCGACCGACCGAGAGATACGAGAAGGGCGAGCGGATTCGGATCGTCGATGGTCCATTCGCCTCCTTCAACGGCGTCGTCGAAGAGGTCAACCTCGATCGGTCGACGCTCAAGGTGATGGTCACGATCTTCGGGCGTGAGACTCCTGTCGAAATGGAGTTTCGCCAAGTGCAGAAACTCGTTTGA
- the secE gene encoding preprotein translocase subunit SecE: MQWWTRLKTFLSEVIAETKKVTWPTKQEVINTTTVVVIASFIFGIYLYLCDLVFLLLRNQLFEAFKVFS; the protein is encoded by the coding sequence ATGCAATGGTGGACACGCCTAAAAACATTTCTCTCCGAGGTCATCGCCGAGACCAAGAAGGTCACGTGGCCGACGAAGCAGGAAGTCATCAACACGACGACCGTCGTGGTGATCGCCTCCTTCATCTTCGGTATCTACCTCTATCTCTGCGATCTCGTGTTCCTCCTTTTGAGGAACCAACTTTTCGAAGCCTTCAAGGTCTTTTCGTAA
- the tuf gene encoding elongation factor Tu (EF-Tu; promotes GTP-dependent binding of aminoacyl-tRNA to the A-site of ribosomes during protein biosynthesis; when the tRNA anticodon matches the mRNA codon, GTP hydrolysis results; the inactive EF-Tu-GDP leaves the ribosome and release of GDP is promoted by elongation factor Ts; many prokaryotes have two copies of the gene encoding EF-Tu), translating into EMVIPGDNTNLEVELITPIAMEKGLRFAIREGGRTVGAGSITDILE; encoded by the coding sequence GAGATGGTGATTCCGGGAGACAACACGAACCTGGAGGTGGAGTTGATCACCCCGATCGCGATGGAGAAGGGCTTGCGCTTCGCCATTCGCGAGGGTGGCCGCACCGTCGGTGCCGGCTCCATCACGGACATCCTGGAGTAG